The sequence GGATTCCTTTGATTTAAATTATGGCCTGTGTGCGGATTTTGCCCATCTACTTAATTCTTTTCAAAAAATTTCCCCCCTAAAAATTGATGCACCTCTTGCTGAATATAATCTTTACGGGAAGTCATCACGCTTTACTAGGTCTGATAGGGTAAAAATTTGGTTATATCGCTGCAAGGCTTTTTACAATTCAAGCCTACCATTATTGTTTAGGTTAACAGGTATGCTATTTAGCTTAGGAGTATGTTCTATTAAGGCGTTTTTCCCGCTTTGTGGCTCCAGAACTCTTGAATTAAGAAAAAATATCAATAAATAGAGAGTAATAATTATGTCAGTTTTTGCTGTTACCGGGTGTGCAGGCTTTATTGGAAGTAACTTGGTGGATAGGCTCCTGCAGAGTGGCCATGAGGTTGTCGGGGTGGATAACTTTTCAACTGGCCAAATCCATTTTTTGGAGGACGCCTTGTTAAATCCTCAATTCAGGCTAATAAAAGACGACTTGTTGAATCTGGATGCCCTGAAGATTGCTTTAGTAGGTTGCGATTTTGTATTTCATTTGGCTGCCAATGCTGATGTACGTTTTGGGACAAATCATCCTCGCAGGGATTTGGAGCAAAATACTATTGCTACATACAATGTTCTAGAGGCCATGCGTTTTAATGGTGTTAAGAAAATTGCTTTTTCTTCAACTGGTTCAGTCTATGGTGAGTCGCCTTTGATTCCTACTCCAGAAAATGGTCCATTTCCCATCCAAACATCCCTTTATGGGGCATCTAAGGCTGCGTGTGAGGGTTTAATTTCTGCCTACTGCGAGGGTTTTGGATTTCAATCTTGGATTTTTAGATTTGTCTCTATTTTGGGCGAGCGATATACGCATGGACACATTTTTGATTTTTACCAAAAGCTAAAAAAAGATCAGACTTGTTTGGCAGTTTTGGGAAACGGCAAACAGCGAAAGTCTTACCTCTATGTTCAGGACTGTATCGATGCCATTATGGTGGCTATTGATAAAGCAGGTGAAAAAGTCAATATCTTCAATTTAGGTGTAGACGGCTATGTTGAGGTTAATGATTCCATTGGTTGGATTTGCAAGGAATTAGGAGTTAGCCCAAGGCTTGATTATTCTGGGGGGGATAGGGGTTGGATAGGCGATAACCCATTCATTTTTTTGGAAACAAATAAAATCCAAGCGCTAGGCTGGAAGCCAAGGTTTGATATCGAGCAGGGGGTAATACGAACGGTTCAATATCTAAAGAATAATGAATGGGTATTTGATGCGCGGGGCCGGGAGTGAGAGTGTGCGTGCAGGGTCTTTGGCATCTGGGTTCGGTGACGGCGGCATGTTTAGCATCTGTTGGGCATGAAGTAGTAGGATTTGACCCAGATAAAGCCATAATTTCCTCTCTAATTGAAGGTAAGGCTCCGCTCTTTGAGCCCGATCTGAATCCTCTTATTTCTGAGGGTATACAGAGCGGCAAACTTCGATTTACAGGCAATATGAAAAATGCATGTGAAGATGCAGAGATTCTTTGGGTTAACTTTGACACCCCTGTGGATGAGGATGATGTCGCGGATGTTGATTTTGTAATAAATCAAATTAAATCTGCTGTGATGTTTCTTTCTGATGGCGCATTGGTTTTGGTGTCTTCGCAGCTACCGGTAGGCTCAATAGCAGCCCTAGAGAAATTTTCTAAAGAGCATATACTTGATAAGCATATTTCATTTGCAAGCTCTCCTGAGAATCTAAGGCTTGGCAATGCTCTGAAGGTTTTCCTTCATCCGGATAGAGTTATCGTGGGCGTTCGCTCCCCTGAGGATCGTACCATCCTTGAAGAATTGCTATTTCCAGTCACTAAGCAAATAGAGTGGATGTCTGTTGAGTCTGCAGAAATGACTAAGCATGCAATCAATTCCTTTCTCGCTACCTCGGTAACTTTTGCGAATGAAATTGCAGCCATTTGTGAGCTGGTAGGAGCTGATGCTAAAGAGGTTGAGTTGGGTCTTAAAACAGAGAGTCGTATTGGGCCTAAGGCCTATTTATCACCTGGGGGGCCTTTTGCTGGAGGTACCTTAGCGCGAGATATTGAATTCCTGGGAAAAATTAGTCAAGAAAGGCGGCTCTCTACACCTTTGCTATCTTCTGTGAGGTTGAGCAATGATGCGCATAAAAAATGGGTGCAGCGCAAGCTGCTTGGGTGTTTTCCAGATTTAAGCGGCCTTCGGGTTATGGTGTGGGGTCTCACTTATAAAGCTGGCACTGATACTTTGCGAAGATCTCTTAGTGTTGAGCTAATCGATTGGCTGTTGGGTCAAGGCGTGTGTGTGCAGGTTTATGACCCTGCCGTTAAAGAATTACCAGTTAACTGGGCTAATCGAGTCAAAAAATGCGCTAGCGCTCGCGAGAATTTGGAGGAAATGCAGGTATTAGTAGTTGGAACAGAGTGGCCCCAATTCAAAAATGAGGCGCGCATATTATCTGAGTTTGCGCAATCTAATTTATTGATAATAGACCCTAATCGCCATTTACAGGGATGTCTCGGGGACGCCGACTTTCCCTATTTATCGGTTGGTTCTCGGCAATTAATTTGAGACTCAAATGAAAAAAATATTAACAAATAAGGTAGCTATCATTACGGGAGCTAACCAGGGCCTTGGATTAGAAATTGCAAAGAAATATGCTGCTGCAGGATCAAATCTTATGTTATGTGCCCGCAATGGCGCTTTACTAGATAAGGCTTTAGAGGAAGTGAAAAAGTATGCCGCAAAAGATCAAGTTGTTTTGGCTCTGCAGGCAGATATTTCAAGGGAAAAAGAAGTAAATGATGTGGTTGACTCAACACTTAAGCAATTGGGTGCATGTCATATCCTGGTAAACAACGCAGGGATATATGGGCCTAAGGGCAACATTGAGGAAGTGGATTGGGTTGATTGGATGAGGGCTATTGAGATTAATGTTTGCGGATCTGTATTAATGTGCCGGAAATTGATACCCCACTTTAAAAAACAGCGGTATGGCAAAGTAATTCAATTATCTGGCGGTGGTGCAACTAATCCATTGCCAAAAATTAGCGCTTATGCAGCATCAAAAGCGGCGATTGTGCGATTTGCAGAAACTCTTGCTGAGGAGGTTAGTGGATTTGGGGTTGATATAAATTCACTTGCTCCAGGTGCGCTAAATACCCGTATGCTCCAAGAAATTTTACTAGCCGGCCCAGACGTAGTTGGTCAAGACTTTTATGAGAGATCTTTAAAGCAACAAGAATCAGGAGGTGCTTCAATAGATCTAGCGGCAGAGCTAGCGCTATTCCTGGGTTCATCCCTCAGTGATGGTATTACAGGAAAATTAATTAGTGCTGCTTGGGATAATTGGAGAGAGTGGCCTGACCACATTAATGAACTTGAAAGTTCTGATGTTTATACTTTGCGAAGAATTATTGGTCGTGATCGAAATATAAGCTGGGGCGATAATTAAGCAATATCAATTAGCAATTTAAGAATAGGGTTAGATGACTATAGATTCGCATATATTTAAAGTAGGCATTATTGGGTGTGGGCTAATAGGCCAAAAAAGAGCAAATTCATTAGGCACTGCCGGCAAGTTAATCGCTTGCGCTGATGTTGCTGTTGATAAGGCTGTGGCACTCGCTAATCGTTTTAATGCCAGATCATTTAGCGACTGGAAAGATTTAATTTCTATTAATGAGATTGATATTGTGATCGTCTCTACGCTGCATGACTCTTTGGCAGAAATTACTTTGGCAGCGGTTAATGCTGGAAAAAATGTATTAGTGGAAAAGCCAGCCGCAAGAACTAGTGCTCAGTTAGAGGCAATTCTTCTAGCATTGCAGAAAAGTAAATCTAAGGTTCACGTAGGATTTAATCACCGCTACCATCGAGCGCTAAGAAAATCCAAAGAGATTGTTCTTTCTGGTGCTTTGGGTGAGTTAATGTTTATACGTGCACGCTATGGACATGGCGCACGTTTGGGGTATGAAAAAGAGTGGCGCGCCGATCCTAAGTTATCGGGTGGAGGAGAGTTAATTGACCAAGGCCCTCATTTAATCGACCTCTCACGTTGGTTTTTAGGTGATTTTTCTGAAATTGATGGTTTCGCTAATACTTTTTATTGGGATATGCCAGTTGATGACAATGGATTTATGTTGTTAAAGACGCCAAAAAAGCAAGTGGCTTTTTTACATGCCTCTTGTACTGAATGGAAAAATCTTTTTTCGATGGAGATATATGGCAGGGACGGAAAATTAGATATAACCGGATTGGGTGGTAGCTATGGGTTAGAGAGGCTAACTTATTACAAAATGCTTCCTCAGATGGGGCCACCAGAGACCACATCGTGGGAGTATCCCATGGGGGATGATTCATGGGCTGTGGAGATGGCTGAATTTTATGATGATATTCGTTTAGATCGCACTCCATCAGCAAGTTTGAATGATGCTTATCAGGCCCTAAAAATTATTGAAAAAATTTACAAGGATTCTGGATATGATCATTGCGCGTAGTCCTCTTCGTATCACCTTAGGAGGGGGTGGAACTGATTTAGCTTCCTATTATGAAGATCATGGGGGTTTCTTGATTGCGGCAGCAATAGATAAATATGTTTATGTAACTGTCACGCGTCCTTTTACAGAAGGTATTTATCTTAAGTACAGTCAGTTAGAACATGTTGAGAAAATTGCGGATGTGCATCATCCAATTATTAGGGAGGCCTTAGATGCGATGGGTTTTCGTACTCCACAAGTAGAAATTACGACACTTGCGGATATTCCTGCGGGCACTGGCCTTGGTTCCTCAGGTAGCTTTACCACCGCCTTACTTAAAGCGCTTTACACCCATCGCAAGCGGCATATACATCAAGAAGAATTAGCTGAGTTGGCCTGTCATATTGAGATCGAACGTCTTGGAGAGCCAATTGGTAAACAAGATCAATATATTGCGGCAGTAGGAGGTTTAACTTGCTTCACTTTCCATAGAGATGGAAAAGTTACGGCTGCCCCCTTAATGATCAGCATGGAGACTATGTTTGATCTTGAAGATAATCTACTACTCTTTTTTACTGGATTTTCTAGAAGTGCGAGCGGTATCTTAAGAGATCAAAAGGTAAGGTCGCAGAAGAATGATGCGGATATGATTGCGAATCTTCATTATGTAAAAGATTTGGGGCTTCGAAGTAAGGCGGCGCTAGAGGGTGGCGATACCAATTTATTTGGCGAGCTCATGCATGAGCACTGGGAGCATAAAAAACGCCGCTCAGGCGGCATGAGTAATTTGCAGATAGACGACTGGTATCAATTGGCGATAAATAATGGTGCGATTGGTGGAAAGTTGGTTGGTGCCGGAGGTGGTGGATTTTTGATGTTTATGGCAAAAGACCGCAATCAATTGCGCAAGGCTATGTCCACCGCCGGACTGGAGGAAGTGCGCTTCAAATTTGATTTTGAGGGCGCCAAAGTTATGATGTCTTCCTAATGTTCCCCGTTGCAATATTGGCCGGCGGTTTGGCAACACGCCTCCGCCCTATAACCAATCAGATTCCTAAGTCGCTTGTTGAGGTGGCTGGGCAGCCATTTATCTTTCACCAACTAGAATATCTTCGTAAGCAAGGTATTGACTCAGTTGTTTTGTGTATTGGATTCTTGGGTGAAATGATTGAGGATTTTGTGGGTGATGGGTCGAGATGGGGCATGAACATTAGTTACTCTCTAGATGGGCCATCTCTTCTCGGAACGGGAGGTGCAATTAGACAAGCACTACCGTTGCTGGGAGATCATTTTTTCATTCTATACGGTGATTCCTATCTGCCCGTTGATTTTTCTGCGGTGGAAAAAACCTATATAAATAGTGGCAAAAGAGGATTAATGACTGTGCTAAGGAATCAAAATCGATGGGATAAGAGTAATGTCGAATTTAGCGCTGGTCAGATTGTTGAATACAACAAGTCAATGATTAGACCTGAAATGCATTACATCGACTATGGGTTGGGGTTATTGCAGCGATCTACGATTGCAACTTATTCTACTCTGCAGTCATTTGATCTTTCGAAAGTTTATAATGATTTATCCTTATCTGGTGAATTAGCTGGTTATGAAGTTTTTGAAAGGTTTTATGAAATTGGCTCTCTTCAAGGTATTGAGGACACCCAATCCTATCTGATTTCCAATTGCAGGCCGTCGAATGATTGATTTATCTGTCGTTATCCCTATATACCGGTCTGAAAATTCTATTAGAGAGCTTCACCAAAGATTGGTAGATCAATTAAATAAGATTTGCATTGAATTTGAGATAGTTTTTGTTGAGGATTGCGGCGGGGATAATTCGTGGAATATCATCAAAGAGCTTGTGGCGGATGATGTTCGGGTTTGTGGAATGCGAATGAGTCGAAATTATGGTCAACATAACGCTTTGTTGGCTGGCATTAGGGCTGCACGTGGAAATTTGATAGTTACTGTTGATGATGATCTTCAGCACCCTCCAGAAGAAATCCCCGACCTCTTAACAGAACTTCAAAAAGGGTTTGATGTAGTTTATGGCTTCCCTCAAACGGAGCAGCATGGGTTTTTTAGGAACATAGCATCGCAAATCACAAAAATTGCACTACAAAAATCGATGGGAGCCCAGACTGCTCGCCATGTCAGTGCTTTTAGGGTATTCAAGACAGAGCTTCGCGATGCTTTTAAGGACTTCACCGGCCCATCTGTAAATATCGACGTATTATTAACTTGGGGTGCAGCTAAATTCTCAGCAATACCGGTCAAACATGACGAGCGAAAGTACGGAGCATCTAACTACACTACACGAAAGTTGATACAACATGCAATTAATATGGTAACTGGCTTTTCAACCATCCCCTTAAAAATAGCTGGAATACTGGGATTCTTTTTTTCAATTTTTGGCATTCTTGTACTTGCTTATGTTTTAAGTCAATACCTTCTCCATGGATCGATTGTTCCTGGTTTTGCATTCATCGCATCAATTGTGGCAATATTTTCTGGCGCACAGTTATTTGCTTTGGGAATTATGGGTGAATATTTGGCTAGAATTTATCAGCGAACTATGGAGAGGCCTGCATATGTGATAAGGGAGTCTGTATAGGCGCGAGTAAGGAGTCTGTGTATCGCCTAAAAGAGTCTAATCTGGTTGGCAAGCATGCTACGCTAGTGAGTTAAGGTATAAATTTGGTTTTTTATTACGGATGTTATCTATCCCCTTAGGTATCGCGATTAATCTGCATAAGTGCAATTAGATATTGACGCAAAAAGCATCATTCTTAGTGATGCGTTTAGAGATATTTTTTGGCTTAGGCGTTTGAAAATCTAATTCGAAACTTGGAGAGTGGAAGAAAGGGGGATCTTATGCCATTTTCTTCGATGTAGGCCTCAGTTATTTTTAAAATGCCCTCCCCGCATATGATGAAAGGCTCACCATTTCTTAGAAATATAATTTTTCCAGGGTCTCTATTTTCAATTTTTAGATCAGCAGACTCTTCGGCTGTGATGATGCGAATTAGTTTTCCATCATAAATTGTTGATGCTCCGCCGTATGGAAACCCTACAGCATCAATTAATCTGCGGATTTCCCCCGCTTTTTTACTCCAATCAATTTTATAGTCCTCTTCATTACGCCATACACTATAACTAGATTCACTTTCAACTTGTTCTGATGCTTTTAGAATTTCGCCCTTCAATAAACTTGTGAGAACAAAATCTGCGCATTTGAGATAGTTCTCATGATTAATTTGAATAGCATCATAGATTTTTATTGGATAAGAAATTTTAGATTTATGCTGTGTAATGATTGCGCCAGTATCGTAGTCATTTGCACCAAATAATGCAGTAACACCTATTTCTGTTTCTCCGTTTATCAAAGCGTTCACTAATGGGGCAAAGCCTCTATATTTTGGCAGGAGAGAATCATGAAAAATAATCAAATTCTCGGGTGAATGATTAATTAACCAGCGCCAAGATATTGCTAAAGCATATTTCGTTTTAATTCCTGAAAATTCTGACTTCTTAATGTACCGAATTTTCTCTTTCTCACAAAAATTTATAATCTCATCTTCAAAATCTTTTGTAATCGCCTTATCGCTCCCAACTACTACCAAATTAAATAGGGGCCTATATTTTTTTGACATTACTTTTAAAAAATTAAAGCCTTTCTCGGTCATTAAAAAAAATGTTACCGAATTTTCTTGATTCAGATATTTTTTAGGGGCTATCTCGTGGGGCATTAGCTATCAATAAGGTCGTTGTAGTTGTAATATTAAATTAAGGTTAAACTAGTGATAGGGGTATATAAATTCTTTAATAGAAATACCACATTAAATAATTGGGGTTGTCACCAATATAACTATTTGTAGTAGTGTACGGTAATAATAAGTTCGCAAAAGATCATTTATCAAATATTAAAAAAGCCAGATAGAAATAATGATTCCATTTAATAAGCCCCATCTAACTGGTGATGAACTGGATAATATCAGTAAGGCCCATTTAAATGGGCAATTAGCTGGGGATGGGGCGTTCACAAAATCCTGCAATGCTTGGCTTGAGAAGTCAATTGGTTGCGAAAAAGCATTGCTAACACATTCGTGTACTGGCGCACTGGAAATGGCGGCCATTCTTGCAAATATTCAACCGGGCGATGAGGTAATTATGCCCTCCTATACATTTGTATCAACGGCCAATGCTTTTGTATTGCGTGGGGCAATCCCGATTTTTGTTGATATAAGACCCGATACTCTTAACTTAAACGAAAAACTTATCGAATCATATATTTCATCAAAGACAAGGGCTATTATTCCAGTTCACTATGCTGGTGTTGCCTGTGAGATGGATCGAATTATGGAGTTGGCTAATTTACATAATTTGCTGGTTATTGAAGACGCTGCTCAGGGTGTTCAAGCCACCTACAAAGGTAGGTCTCTAGGTGGAATTGGAAATTTGGGTGCGGTAAGCTTTCATGAGACTAAAAATATTATTTCGGGTGAGGGTGGAGCACTTTTAATTAATGATACAAAATTAGCCGAACGCGCTGAAATTATTAGAGAAAAAGGCACAAATCGCAGTCAATTTTTTCGGGGGCAGGTAGATAAATATACATGGGTGGATATAGGTTCCTCTTACCTACCTGGGGAAATGGTTGCAGCTTTCTTGTTGGCACAAATGAATAAGGCCGAATCCATTACAAAGCGTCGTCTGGAAATATGGAGTCGATACCACGAAGCTTTTGGGGGACTTGAGAAAATCGGCCGCATTAGGAGGCCTATAGTGCCAGAATGGTGTGGTCATAATGGACATATTTACTATCTTTTAATGCGAAATTTAAAGGATAGAACAAATTTTATTAGTGCGATGCGTCAGCGTAATATAAATTGCGTTTTTCATTATGTTCCCCTTCACGCCTCTCCGCAGGGAAAGAGGGCTGGTAGAGCTTACAGTAACTTGTCTGTGACAGAGGATATTGCTGATCGGATAGTTAGATTACCCTTATGGATCGGGCTTGAGACAAAGCAGGATTACATTATTAATCAGGTACTGGATGTATTAAAAGCAATTTGAAATGGGAGAGTTTTTCTTAACGAAAAGCGATGTAGTAGGCTGTAAATGAAATTTAAATGAATAAGTGCAAATTAAACAACGAGGGATAAGTGTCCAACAAATCGTCAAAGAGAATTCAGTTTGGTTTATTGCTAATTACAGCAGCGATCGTTTTGTGGGTTATTTTTGAATCTCATAATTTACGTCCCATAGCCGACGATTACTGTTTTGGGGCAATGTCAGGGGAATTTGGCCTATTTGGCGGAGTCGTTCTCATGTGGAATGTATGGTCAGGCTTTGTATCGCAAAACTTCATAACATTTCTTTTGGTGGGCATGCCTCTTGCATTTCTACCTTTTGATATTGCCTCTGCTATTTGTTTTATTTTTACTGCATTTGGTATGGGTGCAGTAGTGCTTGCTGTGAATAGGTCGATTCAATCGCCATTGAAGCTGGGTTTGGGCTGGCTAGTTTTTATAGCTTTTTTGTGGTGGACGTTTCTGTGGACAACCTTTGCCTTAGGTATCCAAAATACAAATCTTTCCACGGCAAATGACTACAATCTACGCTCTATAGTTAGCGCCTTAACATTCTGGCAAAATGTTAATTCTGCATACGTTATGCCACTACAGATAATATTCATTGCATTAGCAATCGGTTGGTCTTTCTCCAACCAAAGACGCTATCCATATTCTTCATTTTTGATTCCTCTAGTTATTGGGGTTTTCTCTGGCGGCGTTGCACCAGTGCAAATGGTTTCATTGCTGCTGGTTGCCTGCATGATTGCTGCATGTATATTTTTCATGCCTAAGACTAGAGATTTGAATCGTAATTTTTGGATTATTTTAAGTGTCGCGATTTTGGTTAGCGGGCTTATTTGTGGATTATTTTCACCGGGCAATGCTGTACGATCAGCGATCCTTAAGCCAAATTTTGAATTTACAGTTGAAAGGATCGTACTTCTTCTTAAGGTCACTTCAAAACAGGGTATTGGAAACTGGCTTAGGGGTTATTTTAATATTGGTAGTCTAATAATTTTAATATTGGCTACCGGCTATTCATTTTTTTCATTGACACGCAATAATCAAGAGCGTGCAATAAAGATTCTCGTTGTTGCAGCTTCATTTAGTTTGTTTGCTTTGGTGCTTAGTTTGGCAACAAGGCTTTCCCAAGAATTTAGTGGCATTGCTTACTGGCATCACACGAGCTCTTTGGTTTGTGTATTCATCTCGATCATTTTTTTTGGTATCTGGATTGGCATAATTATTAAAGGCGTCAACAATTTCTTTGTTGGTCGAGGCATGTGCGTTTTTTTCATATTTGCCCTAATTGTTGGAATTATGGCAAATATGAAAATGGTTGAGAGTATTGAATTGCGGCATGCGGCTTGGGTAAAAGGCCCCGCATCCATTAACGGGGTTATTGATACAGATAATCCAG comes from Polynucleobacter sp. MWH-Svant-W18 and encodes:
- a CDS encoding Gfo/Idh/MocA family protein, which gives rise to MTIDSHIFKVGIIGCGLIGQKRANSLGTAGKLIACADVAVDKAVALANRFNARSFSDWKDLISINEIDIVIVSTLHDSLAEITLAAVNAGKNVLVEKPAARTSAQLEAILLALQKSKSKVHVGFNHRYHRALRKSKEIVLSGALGELMFIRARYGHGARLGYEKEWRADPKLSGGGELIDQGPHLIDLSRWFLGDFSEIDGFANTFYWDMPVDDNGFMLLKTPKKQVAFLHASCTEWKNLFSMEIYGRDGKLDITGLGGSYGLERLTYYKMLPQMGPPETTSWEYPMGDDSWAVEMAEFYDDIRLDRTPSASLNDAYQALKIIEKIYKDSGYDHCA
- a CDS encoding GHMP kinase — encoded protein: MKKFTRILDMIIARSPLRITLGGGGTDLASYYEDHGGFLIAAAIDKYVYVTVTRPFTEGIYLKYSQLEHVEKIADVHHPIIREALDAMGFRTPQVEITTLADIPAGTGLGSSGSFTTALLKALYTHRKRHIHQEELAELACHIEIERLGEPIGKQDQYIAAVGGLTCFTFHRDGKVTAAPLMISMETMFDLEDNLLLFFTGFSRSASGILRDQKVRSQKNDADMIANLHYVKDLGLRSKAALEGGDTNLFGELMHEHWEHKKRRSGGMSNLQIDDWYQLAINNGAIGGKLVGAGGGGFLMFMAKDRNQLRKAMSTAGLEEVRFKFDFEGAKVMMSS
- a CDS encoding nucleotidyltransferase family protein, with the translated sequence MFPVAILAGGLATRLRPITNQIPKSLVEVAGQPFIFHQLEYLRKQGIDSVVLCIGFLGEMIEDFVGDGSRWGMNISYSLDGPSLLGTGGAIRQALPLLGDHFFILYGDSYLPVDFSAVEKTYINSGKRGLMTVLRNQNRWDKSNVEFSAGQIVEYNKSMIRPEMHYIDYGLGLLQRSTIATYSTLQSFDLSKVYNDLSLSGELAGYEVFERFYEIGSLQGIEDTQSYLISNCRPSND
- the rffA gene encoding dTDP-4-amino-4,6-dideoxygalactose transaminase produces the protein MIPFNKPHLTGDELDNISKAHLNGQLAGDGAFTKSCNAWLEKSIGCEKALLTHSCTGALEMAAILANIQPGDEVIMPSYTFVSTANAFVLRGAIPIFVDIRPDTLNLNEKLIESYISSKTRAIIPVHYAGVACEMDRIMELANLHNLLVIEDAAQGVQATYKGRSLGGIGNLGAVSFHETKNIISGEGGALLINDTKLAERAEIIREKGTNRSQFFRGQVDKYTWVDIGSSYLPGEMVAAFLLAQMNKAESITKRRLEIWSRYHEAFGGLEKIGRIRRPIVPEWCGHNGHIYYLLMRNLKDRTNFISAMRQRNINCVFHYVPLHASPQGKRAGRAYSNLSVTEDIADRIVRLPLWIGLETKQDYIINQVLDVLKAI
- a CDS encoding formyltransferase family protein; translation: MTEKGFNFLKVMSKKYRPLFNLVVVGSDKAITKDFEDEIINFCEKEKIRYIKKSEFSGIKTKYALAISWRWLINHSPENLIIFHDSLLPKYRGFAPLVNALINGETEIGVTALFGANDYDTGAIITQHKSKISYPIKIYDAIQINHENYLKCADFVLTSLLKGEILKASEQVESESSYSVWRNEEDYKIDWSKKAGEIRRLIDAVGFPYGGASTIYDGKLIRIITAEESADLKIENRDPGKIIFLRNGEPFIICGEGILKITEAYIEENGIRSPFLPLSKFRIRFSNA
- a CDS encoding glycosyltransferase family 2 protein, encoding MIDLSVVIPIYRSENSIRELHQRLVDQLNKICIEFEIVFVEDCGGDNSWNIIKELVADDVRVCGMRMSRNYGQHNALLAGIRAARGNLIVTVDDDLQHPPEEIPDLLTELQKGFDVVYGFPQTEQHGFFRNIASQITKIALQKSMGAQTARHVSAFRVFKTELRDAFKDFTGPSVNIDVLLTWGAAKFSAIPVKHDERKYGASNYTTRKLIQHAINMVTGFSTIPLKIAGILGFFFSIFGILVLAYVLSQYLLHGSIVPGFAFIASIVAIFSGAQLFALGIMGEYLARIYQRTMERPAYVIRESV
- a CDS encoding NAD-dependent epimerase/dehydratase family protein produces the protein MSVFAVTGCAGFIGSNLVDRLLQSGHEVVGVDNFSTGQIHFLEDALLNPQFRLIKDDLLNLDALKIALVGCDFVFHLAANADVRFGTNHPRRDLEQNTIATYNVLEAMRFNGVKKIAFSSTGSVYGESPLIPTPENGPFPIQTSLYGASKAACEGLISAYCEGFGFQSWIFRFVSILGERYTHGHIFDFYQKLKKDQTCLAVLGNGKQRKSYLYVQDCIDAIMVAIDKAGEKVNIFNLGVDGYVEVNDSIGWICKELGVSPRLDYSGGDRGWIGDNPFIFLETNKIQALGWKPRFDIEQGVIRTVQYLKNNEWVFDARGRE
- a CDS encoding nucleotide sugar dehydrogenase; translation: MQGLWHLGSVTAACLASVGHEVVGFDPDKAIISSLIEGKAPLFEPDLNPLISEGIQSGKLRFTGNMKNACEDAEILWVNFDTPVDEDDVADVDFVINQIKSAVMFLSDGALVLVSSQLPVGSIAALEKFSKEHILDKHISFASSPENLRLGNALKVFLHPDRVIVGVRSPEDRTILEELLFPVTKQIEWMSVESAEMTKHAINSFLATSVTFANEIAAICELVGADAKEVELGLKTESRIGPKAYLSPGGPFAGGTLARDIEFLGKISQERRLSTPLLSSVRLSNDAHKKWVQRKLLGCFPDLSGLRVMVWGLTYKAGTDTLRRSLSVELIDWLLGQGVCVQVYDPAVKELPVNWANRVKKCASARENLEEMQVLVVGTEWPQFKNEARILSEFAQSNLLIIDPNRHLQGCLGDADFPYLSVGSRQLI
- a CDS encoding SDR family NAD(P)-dependent oxidoreductase, with amino-acid sequence MKKILTNKVAIITGANQGLGLEIAKKYAAAGSNLMLCARNGALLDKALEEVKKYAAKDQVVLALQADISREKEVNDVVDSTLKQLGACHILVNNAGIYGPKGNIEEVDWVDWMRAIEINVCGSVLMCRKLIPHFKKQRYGKVIQLSGGGATNPLPKISAYAASKAAIVRFAETLAEEVSGFGVDINSLAPGALNTRMLQEILLAGPDVVGQDFYERSLKQQESGGASIDLAAELALFLGSSLSDGITGKLISAAWDNWREWPDHINELESSDVYTLRRIIGRDRNISWGDN
- a CDS encoding DUF2029 domain-containing protein produces the protein MSNKSSKRIQFGLLLITAAIVLWVIFESHNLRPIADDYCFGAMSGEFGLFGGVVLMWNVWSGFVSQNFITFLLVGMPLAFLPFDIASAICFIFTAFGMGAVVLAVNRSIQSPLKLGLGWLVFIAFLWWTFLWTTFALGIQNTNLSTANDYNLRSIVSALTFWQNVNSAYVMPLQIIFIALAIGWSFSNQRRYPYSSFLIPLVIGVFSGGVAPVQMVSLLLVACMIAACIFFMPKTRDLNRNFWIILSVAILVSGLICGLFSPGNAVRSAILKPNFEFTVERIVLLLKVTSKQGIGNWLRGYFNIGSLIILILATGYSFFSLTRNNQERAIKILVVAASFSLFALVLSLATRLSQEFSGIAYWHHTSSLVCVFISIIFFGIWIGIIIKGVNNFFVGRGMCVFFIFALIVGIMANMKMVESIELRHAAWVKGPASINGVIDTDNPEEFQMGCWRKLNSQRSHPITRSP